In Rhodamnia argentea isolate NSW1041297 chromosome 4, ASM2092103v1, whole genome shotgun sequence, the following proteins share a genomic window:
- the LOC125314690 gene encoding protein PopC-like has translation MNLKHFASSGCFQKLPDSFGNLTSLKELDLSNIQIECLPESIGDKKFLSVLNLRYTQIRKLPETIGKLVRLESLSLFGCLELEKLPDSIGKLESLQELNLSSTKIVELPDSIGNLKKLKVLLMENTPIRKLPSTIGMLKNLEELHASGCEELSGEIPSELGALSSLKILELSDAHISGVPMTINHIPHLERLDLTGCNEVQELPELPKSLIYLHFQSSALRIVPDLSNLTNLVDLLLSDGSEDVLQASSELLPSSSLGWIRRLSKLKKLELSLSNIPAPPTEFGSLPRLNELILSGLDLQSITQLPPSLSELRLVNFNSTISWSIFSNLKNLSKLRLSQSQLQEIELGGLEQLRALTVSNCELLERLYIPGSLKKLKELWVLECPKLVEIEGLEALESLEEMHVQYCDSIGMLRGLSNSKLLKLLNISDCYELRVVEGLSGLESLNALLVLECSSLEKLSIPSSLEKLKQLEVSGCRKLIEIPGLGALESLETLAIEKCRSISHLCDLSNLQMLKSLLINGCHELRAIDGVEELESLRELSVFNCRKLEFLMDVSNTKIPNECLISIQKCRKLHRRGYPNVEDLPYRDYRHMIIATTNSPTGSLPLETSDEGEVETDYEAEELKVDRDSPDDTSSPMVIASQELDTELCSSASSRDEEPLVVSDVEGGTQI, from the exons ATGAATCTGAAGCACTTTGCTTCCAGCGGATGTTTTCAGAAGCTCCCAGATTCATTTGGGAATTTGACATCACTGAAGGAGTTGGATCTGTCAAACATACAAATTGAATGCCTTCCTGAGTCTATTGGTGATAAGAAGTTTCTGTCTGTCCTTAATCTAAGGTACACGCAAATTAGGAAACTTCCGGAGACTATTGGGAAGCTTGTGAGACTtgagtctctttctctctttgggTGCTTAGAGTTGGAAAAACTCCCGGACTCAATTGGGAAGCTAGAGTCTTTGCAGGAGTTGAATCTATCCAGTACCAAAATTGTTGAGTTGCCAGATTCCATTGGAAATCTGAAGAAGTTGAAAGTGCTATTGATGGAAAATACTCCAATAAGGAAATTGCCCAGTACTATTGGAATGTTAAAGAATCTGGAAGAGCTACATGCTAGTGGTTGTGAAGAATTAAGTGGTGAAATTCCAAGTGAACTTGGTGCATTGTCCTCTTTGAAAATCCTCGAACTATCAGATGCCCATATTTCTGGAGTGCCGATGACAATCAATCATATTCCCCACCTTGAAAGACTGGACTTGACAGGTTGTAATGAGGTTCAAGAATTGCCAGAGCTTCCAAAAAGTCTGATCTATCTTCATTTTCAATCATCGGCGTTGCGGATAGTTCCGGATCTCTCAAACTTGACTAATCTTGTTGATTTGCTCTTATCTGATGGCTCTGAAGATGTGCTTCAGGCTTCATCGGAACTATTGCCAAGCTCTAGCTTAGGGTGGATTAGGAGGTTATCCAAACTGAAGAAGTTGGAATTGTCCCTTTCTAATATCCCTGCACCACCGACCGAGTTTGGTTCTCTTCCTCGTCTAAATGAGCTTATTTTATCTGGACTAGACCTGCAATCTATCACACAGCTTCCACCTTCCTTATCGGAGCTGCGACTTGTTAATTTCAACTCAACAATATCGTGGTCAATCTTTTCCAACTTGAAAAACTTGTCAAAGTTGCGACTTTCTCAATCTCAGCTTCAAGAAATTGAACTCGGTGGACTCGAACAACTGAGAGCATTGACAGTGAGTAACTGTGAACTCCTTGAGAGGTTATACATCCCGGGAAGCTTAAAGAAGCTTAAAGAATTGTGGGTATTAGAATGTCCGAAGCTAGTTGAAATTGAAGGTCTGGAGGCCCTAGAGTCCTTGGAAGAAATGCACGTACAGTATTGTGATTCCATTGGAATGTTACGTGGGCTATCAAACTCAAAGTTGCTGAAGCTTTTGAATATATCAGACTGCTATGAGCTTCGTGTTGTCGAGGGTCTCAGCGGGTTAGAATCTTTGAACGCATTACTTGTTCTTGAGTGCAGTTCACTGGAGAAACTAAGTATTCCATCAAGCTTAGAGAAGCTAAAACAGTTGGAGGTTTCGGGATGCCGGAAGCTGATTGAGATTCCTGGTCTTGGTGCATTGGAATCATTGGAGACTTTAGCCATTGAAAAGTGTCGATCCATTAGCCACCTATGCGATTTATCGAACTTACAGATGCTGAAGTCTTTGTTAATCAATGGATGCCATGAACTACGAGCTATCGATGGCGTTGAGGAGTTAGAATCGCTGCGTGAGCTCAGTGTTTTTAATTGTCGGAAATTGGAATTTCTGATGGACGTATCAAACACGAAGATACCTAACGAATGCCTGATATCAATTCAGAAGTGTCGGAAATTACACAGGCGTGGTTATCCTAATGTCGAGGACCTTCCCTACAGGGATTACAGACACATGATTATTGCAACAACAAACTCTCCGACGGGGTCACTCCCTTTAGAGACATCAGATGAG GGAGAGGTTGAAACGGATTATGAAGCGGAGGAATTGAAGGTGGACAGAGACAGCCCAGATGATACTAGCTCACCAATGGTCATAGCTTCTCAAGAGCTTGATACCGAGCTTTGTTCATCCGCGAGTTCTCGGGATGAAGAGCCTCTTGTTGTAAGCGATGTTGAAGGAGGGACCCAAATATGA
- the LOC115736058 gene encoding disease resistance protein L6-like has protein sequence MGFKFNLNALCRSTTTYGSSFAWCSCCQPPPLGYHRTPRGVSAMFAAMMLGGLALGLLAPTMLAFVKSKASKIFRRRTTTAKKEAETNNPEAATSGGDASAPAGEEYEVFLSFRGPDTRTGFTDCLYHDMLGAGIRVYRDDEELRVGREIGSELMRALNVSKIYVPIFSRDYASSSWCLREVAHMVDCTARSKGNKEILPVFYDASPSDVKLRTGLYSNAMPKHRKKFGAEEVKRWEDALVEVAELKGWDLKARGHGEAIKLIIREVLVKLKIKHKYVTNQLVGVDDHVDDIMKLLDVDSEGVRFVGIHGMGGVGKTTLAKVVFNQLCSYFDDCCFLGDVRESSEKGGLVNLQKQLYSDILDSRFVDNIHDIDDGINQIGTRFRSKKVLIVLDDVDKEQQLEKLAGERDWFGSGSRIIITTRNEITLRVLDEVLIYELKELNFDQALKLFCIHAFRKDSPPYQYDTPASEIVVTTGGLPLALEVIGSFLYRQPQEIWKETVERLARIPHKDVRQQLMISYGALEDEGKQIFLDIACFFVNDTKKTNCIYMWEACNFFPETGIQVLMQMSLVKIVDGDIIWMHDQLKDLGRQIIQRECLHDPGERSRVWVCEEALDIVRIKQRKKKVQALILAGSQFQPLLIIHDKLSRLPNLRFLELEAGTFAGDFGDNFLK, from the exons ATGGGGTTCAAGTTCAACCTGAACGCACTATGTCGTTCCACGACGACGTACGGCTCTTCCTTCGCATGGTGTTCATGTTGCCAGCCACCGCCGCTCGGGTACCACCGCACGCCTCGCGGTGTGTCCGCCATGTTCGCCGCCATGATGCTCGGTGGACT GGCCTTGGGACTGCTCGCTCCGACCATGCTCGCGTTCGTCAAGTCAAAAGCGTCCAAAATCTTCCGCAGACGCACGACGACAGCCAAGAAAGAAGCGGAGACAAACAACCCCGAAGCCGCGACGAGCGGCGGAGACGCGTCGGCACCGGCCGGCGAGGAGTACGAggtgttcctgagcttcaggGGGCCCGACACTCGCACAGGGTTCACCGATTGCCTCTACCACGACATGCTTGGCGCCGGAATCCGCGTCTACCGTGATGACGAGGAGCTCCGCGTCGGCAGGGAGATCGGCAGCGAGCTAATGCGGGCGCTCAACGTGTCCAAGATCTACGTGCCCATCTTCTCCAGGGACTACGCGTCGAGCTCGTGGTGCCTCCGCGAGGTCGCGCACATGGTGGACTGCACGGCGAGATCGAAGGGGAATAAGGAGATCTTGCCGGTGTTCTACGACGCTTCGCCTTCGGATGTGAAGCTCAGGACCGGGCTGTATAGTAATGCCATGCCTAAGCACAGGAAGAAGTTTGGGGCTGAGGAAGTGAAGAGGTGGGAGGATGCTCTTGTGGAAGTTGCTGAATTGAAGGGATGGGACCTCAAAGCTAGAGG GCATGGGGAAGCTATAAAGTTGATCATCCGAGAGGTTTTGGTTAAGTTGAAGATAAAACATAAGTATGTGACGAATCAGTTGGTTGGAGTGGATGATCATGTAGATGACATAATGAAGCTGTTGGATGTTGACTCTGAAGGTGTTCGTTTTGTTGGTATTCATGGGATGGGCGGTGTTGGAAAAACAACTCTTGCAAAGGTTGTCTTCAACCAGCTCTGTTCGTACTTCGATGATTGCTGCTTTCTTGGAGATGTTCGAGAATCATCAGAAAAAGGTGGCCTAGTAAATTTGCAGAAGCAGTTATATTCTGATATTCTTGACTCTAGATTTGTGGACAACATTCATGACATTGATGATGGAATTAACCAAATTGGGACGAGATTTCGCAGCAAAAAGGTCCTCATCGTATTGGATGATGTGGATAAAGAACAACAACTAGAGAAGCTAGCAGGGGAACGAGATTGGTTTGGTTCAGGAAGCAGGATAATCATTACAACCAGGAACGAAATTACTTTAAGAGTCCTGGATGAGGTGTTGATATATGAATTAAAGGAACTGAATTTTGATCAAGCTCTTAAGCTTTTCTGTATACATGCTTTTAGAAAAGACTCTCCACCATATCAATATGATACTCCTGCATCAGAAATTGTTGTCACAACTGGAGGGCTTCCTTTGGCTCTTGAGGTCATAGGCTCATTTCTCTATCGCCAACCGCAAGAGATATGGAAAGAGACTGTGGAAAGGTTAGCAAGAATACCACATAAGGATGTTCGACAGCAGTTGATGATCAGTTATGGAGCACTAGAAGATGAGGGAAAGCAGATTTTTCTTGACATCGCATGCTTTTTCGTCAATGACACAAAAAAGACGAATTGCATTTACATGTGGGAagcttgcaatttttttcctgAGACTGGGATTCAGGTTCTTATGCAAATGTCTTTGGTAAAGATCGTTGATGGTGATATaatatggatgcatgatcagCTCAAAGATCTTGGGAGGCAAATTATTCAGAGGGAATGCCTGCATGATCCTGGAGAGCGTAGCAGGGTGTGGGTTTGTGAGGAAGCCCTCGACATTGTAAGAATAAaacag